A DNA window from Streptomyces sp. B21-083 contains the following coding sequences:
- a CDS encoding DUF445 domain-containing protein, with the protein MERTRTGSNGGTEETDGTAMTDGGQRRTRAAPAASVAPAGTDPRRAMTAFGPADEERMRGVRRMKLTATGLLLFVAVVYVLAKWAGEQGAGAWTGYVAAAAEAGMVGALADWFAVTALFRHPLGLPIPHTAIIPTKKDQLGVSLGEFVGENFLSQDVVRQRLRAVGIGSRLGTWLAEPEHADRVTAELSAALRGALTVLRDSDVQAVVGEAITRRADAQEIAPGIGKMLEKVVVDGGHRRVVDLVCVRAHDWLVLHEEEVMGAVQGGAPGWTPKFVDKKVGERVYKELLRFVTEMRDAPSHPARGALDRFLTDFASDLQSDTDTRARVERLKTEVLGRGEVQDLIASAWTAVRSMIVSAAEDERSELRLRVRASLLSLGSRMAVDSGVQNKVDGWVEGAAVYVVTTYQGEITSLITDTVAGWDAEHTTKKIEAHIGRDLQFIRINGTVVGSLAGLLIYVVSRTVGV; encoded by the coding sequence ATGGAACGGACGAGAACAGGATCGAACGGCGGCACCGAGGAGACCGACGGGACTGCCATGACTGACGGCGGGCAGCGGCGGACCCGCGCCGCGCCCGCCGCGTCTGTCGCCCCTGCCGGTACGGACCCGCGCCGCGCCATGACCGCCTTCGGCCCCGCCGACGAGGAGCGCATGCGCGGGGTGCGCCGGATGAAGCTCACGGCGACCGGGCTGCTGCTCTTCGTCGCCGTCGTGTACGTCCTCGCCAAGTGGGCCGGTGAGCAGGGCGCCGGTGCCTGGACGGGATACGTCGCCGCGGCGGCCGAGGCGGGCATGGTCGGCGCGCTGGCCGACTGGTTCGCGGTCACCGCCCTCTTCCGTCATCCCCTCGGCCTGCCCATCCCGCACACCGCGATCATTCCCACCAAGAAGGACCAACTCGGCGTCTCCCTCGGCGAGTTCGTCGGCGAGAACTTCCTCTCCCAGGATGTCGTACGGCAACGGCTGCGGGCCGTGGGCATCGGCAGCCGCCTCGGTACGTGGCTCGCCGAGCCGGAGCACGCCGACCGCGTCACGGCGGAGCTGTCGGCCGCCCTGCGCGGGGCGCTCACCGTCCTGCGCGACTCCGACGTCCAGGCGGTCGTCGGCGAGGCCATCACCCGGCGGGCGGACGCCCAGGAGATCGCGCCCGGTATCGGCAAGATGCTGGAGAAGGTCGTCGTCGACGGCGGCCACCGGAGGGTCGTCGACCTGGTCTGCGTACGCGCGCACGACTGGCTCGTCCTGCACGAGGAGGAGGTCATGGGCGCCGTGCAGGGCGGCGCGCCCGGCTGGACGCCCAAGTTCGTCGACAAGAAGGTCGGCGAGCGCGTCTACAAGGAGCTGCTGCGCTTCGTCACCGAGATGCGGGATGCCCCCTCCCACCCGGCGCGCGGCGCCCTGGACCGTTTCCTCACCGACTTCGCCTCCGACCTCCAGTCCGACACGGACACGCGCGCGCGTGTCGAGCGGCTGAAGACCGAGGTCCTGGGGCGCGGCGAGGTCCAGGATCTGATCGCGTCCGCCTGGACGGCCGTACGCTCGATGATCGTCTCGGCGGCGGAGGACGAGCGCAGTGAGCTGCGGCTGCGCGTCCGGGCGTCGCTGCTGTCGCTGGGGTCGCGGATGGCGGTCGACTCCGGGGTGCAGAACAAGGTGGACGGCTGGGTGGAGGGCGCGGCGGTGTACGTCGTGACGACCTACCAGGGCGAGATCACCTCCCTGATCACGGACACGGTCGCGGGCTGGGACGCCGAGCACACGACGAAGAAGATCGAGGCACACATCGGCCGTGACCTGCAGTTCATCCGTATCAACGGCACGGTGGTCGGCTCACTGGCGGGGCTGCTGATCTACGTGGTGTCGCGGACGGTGGGGGTGTAG
- a CDS encoding SGNH/GDSL hydrolase family protein, with translation MTRRHGYGLLAAMITLVVAVSAAIYVGATLDDGNRHSRSVSQARDDSGNGDSPASTGAWVGSWSASPVEGEPGTEIQGLAGRSLRNVVHTAAGGTSARVTLSNLYGEQPLTIDHASIAVAAAENSAAADAATMRRLTFGGSPSVTVAPGRQIVSDAVRITVPRDSDVLVTTYADLPSGPVTYHPRARQISYSALGDRTEDPHATAYTERTEAWRYVTALDVLSKQANGTIVALGDSLTAGSTSTVGANRRWPDVLADRLHAAAEAGADVPRYSVVNQGIGGNRVLRPGGKGTPAPNASGLTRFGRDALGRTNVKAVVIDLGVNDILRARDPRTLKASAIVAGLRELVAEAHGRGLTVVGATLMPFGGFHGYSAPTEALRQAVNAEIRGGRVFDAYADFDKALRDPYDPWRFRAEYDSGDHLHPSDAGYARMAAVFDLADLKGVAPARL, from the coding sequence ATGACCAGGCGCCACGGTTATGGCCTGCTCGCCGCGATGATCACGCTCGTCGTGGCCGTGTCGGCCGCCATATACGTCGGGGCGACCCTTGACGACGGCAACCGGCACTCGAGGTCCGTCAGCCAGGCACGCGACGACTCGGGCAACGGTGACTCCCCCGCGTCCACCGGCGCCTGGGTCGGCAGCTGGTCCGCCTCCCCCGTCGAGGGCGAGCCCGGCACCGAGATCCAGGGCCTGGCCGGCCGCTCCCTGCGCAACGTCGTGCACACGGCGGCCGGCGGTACGAGTGCCCGCGTCACGCTCTCCAACCTGTACGGCGAGCAGCCCCTGACCATCGACCACGCCTCGATCGCCGTCGCCGCCGCCGAGAACAGCGCCGCCGCCGACGCCGCCACCATGCGCCGGCTCACCTTCGGCGGCAGCCCCTCGGTGACCGTCGCGCCCGGACGGCAGATCGTCAGCGACGCGGTACGGATCACCGTCCCGCGCGACAGCGACGTCCTGGTGACGACGTACGCCGACCTCCCGTCCGGCCCGGTCACCTACCATCCGCGCGCCCGGCAGATCTCGTACTCCGCGCTGGGCGACCGCACCGAGGACCCCCACGCCACGGCGTACACCGAGCGGACCGAGGCCTGGCGGTACGTCACCGCCCTGGACGTCCTCAGCAAGCAGGCCAACGGCACGATCGTCGCCCTCGGTGACTCGCTCACCGCCGGCAGCACGTCGACCGTGGGCGCGAACAGGCGCTGGCCCGACGTCCTCGCCGACCGGCTGCACGCGGCTGCCGAGGCCGGCGCGGACGTGCCCCGCTACAGCGTCGTCAACCAGGGCATCGGCGGCAACCGCGTCCTGCGGCCCGGCGGCAAGGGCACGCCGGCGCCCAACGCGAGCGGACTGACCCGGTTCGGACGGGACGCCCTCGGCCGTACGAACGTCAAGGCCGTCGTCATCGACCTGGGCGTCAACGACATCCTGCGCGCCCGCGACCCGCGCACCCTGAAGGCGTCCGCGATAGTCGCCGGGCTGCGTGAGCTGGTGGCCGAGGCGCACGGGCGGGGCCTGACGGTGGTGGGGGCGACGCTGATGCCGTTCGGGGGGTTCCATGGGTACTCGGCGCCCACGGAGGCGTTGCGGCAGGCGGTGAACGCGGAGATCCGGGGTGGGCGGGTGTTCGACGCGTACGCGGACTTCGACAAGGCGTTGCGGGATCCGTACGATCCCTGGCGGTTCCGGGCGGAGTATGACTCCGGGGATCATCTGCATCCGAGTGACGCGGGGTATGCGCGGATGGCTGCGGTGTTCGACTTGGCGGATTTGAAGGGGGTTGCGCCGGCGCGGCTTTAG
- a CDS encoding DUF1707 SHOCT-like domain-containing protein has product MTDDLPELRASDADRERVAEILRDALAEGRLDMAEFEERLDATYQARTYGELTPITRDLPGAGVSAPAVSMVKQPTESGSWPVRIVGGEGSSRWAVAVMGGFQRGGRWTMPRQFNAFTFWGGGELDLREANFADREVVVNCVAIMGGMNVVVPPGVEVVVRGIGIMGGFDHSQEGVLGDPGAPRVIIQGFAFWGGVGVTRKLPKAERQRLKEERRQEKLERRRDGD; this is encoded by the coding sequence ATGACGGACGACCTTCCGGAGCTGCGCGCTTCCGACGCCGATCGTGAACGAGTCGCCGAGATCCTGCGGGACGCCCTCGCGGAGGGGCGGCTCGACATGGCGGAGTTCGAGGAACGGCTCGACGCGACCTACCAGGCGCGTACGTACGGCGAGTTGACGCCGATCACCCGTGACCTGCCCGGGGCCGGGGTGAGCGCGCCCGCCGTGAGCATGGTCAAGCAACCTACGGAGAGCGGGAGTTGGCCGGTCCGGATCGTCGGGGGCGAGGGGTCCTCGCGGTGGGCCGTCGCCGTCATGGGCGGGTTCCAGCGCGGGGGGCGCTGGACGATGCCGCGGCAGTTCAACGCGTTCACGTTCTGGGGTGGCGGTGAACTCGACCTGCGTGAAGCGAACTTCGCCGACCGTGAGGTGGTCGTCAACTGCGTCGCGATCATGGGCGGCATGAACGTCGTCGTGCCGCCCGGCGTCGAGGTCGTCGTGCGTGGCATCGGCATCATGGGCGGCTTCGACCACAGCCAGGAGGGGGTACTGGGCGACCCCGGCGCCCCCCGAGTGATCATCCAGGGCTTCGCCTTCTGGGGCGGAGTGGGCGTAACCCGCAAACTCCCAAAGGCAGAACGCCAACGCCTGAAGGAGGAACGCCGCCAGGAGAAACTGGAGCGACGCAGAGACGGCGACTGA
- a CDS encoding ABC transporter ATP-binding protein encodes MDSQVDGSIEEFNESFIQLDGVEKVFDVRKKTGFMRSERREVRAVDSISFRVARGEMVGYIGPNGAGKSTTIKMLTGILTPSGGRLRVAGIDPSRERTRLARRIGVVFGQRTTLWWDLPLIDSYSLMHRMYRIPDARYRENLDRCVELLELGDLLDVPVRQLSLGQRMRGDIAAALLHDPEVLYLDEPTIGLDVISKARVREFLRDLNAERGTTVLLTTHDLQDIEQLCSRVMVIDHGRLMYDGPLTGLHEVGDSERTLVVDLERELPPIEVPSARVVRVEGPRQWLAFPASESAAPLVARIAAEYPLVDLSVREPDIEAVIAKMYAEQAGKSGRVVS; translated from the coding sequence GTGGACAGTCAAGTGGACGGTTCCATCGAGGAGTTCAACGAGTCGTTCATCCAACTGGACGGTGTCGAGAAGGTCTTCGACGTGCGCAAGAAGACCGGGTTCATGCGCAGTGAGCGGCGCGAGGTGCGGGCGGTCGACTCGATCTCCTTCCGGGTGGCGCGCGGGGAGATGGTCGGCTACATCGGCCCGAACGGCGCCGGGAAGTCGACGACCATCAAGATGCTGACGGGCATCCTCACGCCCAGCGGCGGCCGGTTGCGCGTCGCCGGTATCGACCCGTCCCGTGAGCGCACCCGTCTCGCGCGGCGCATCGGGGTGGTGTTCGGGCAGCGTACGACGCTGTGGTGGGACCTCCCGCTGATCGACTCGTACAGTCTGATGCACCGCATGTACCGCATCCCGGACGCCCGTTACCGGGAGAACCTCGACCGTTGCGTCGAACTCCTCGAACTGGGCGACCTGTTGGATGTGCCGGTTCGTCAACTGTCCCTGGGGCAGCGGATGCGCGGTGACATCGCGGCGGCTCTGCTGCACGATCCCGAGGTGCTGTATCTCGACGAGCCGACGATCGGCCTGGACGTCATCTCGAAGGCCCGGGTGCGCGAGTTCCTGCGTGACCTGAACGCCGAGCGCGGCACGACGGTCCTGCTCACGACGCACGACCTCCAGGACATCGAGCAGCTGTGCTCGCGCGTGATGGTCATCGACCACGGCCGGTTGATGTACGACGGTCCGCTGACCGGCCTGCACGAGGTGGGGGACAGTGAGCGGACCCTCGTCGTGGACCTGGAGCGTGAGCTGCCGCCGATCGAGGTGCCGTCGGCGCGGGTCGTACGGGTGGAGGGTCCGCGTCAGTGGCTGGCGTTCCCGGCGTCGGAGTCGGCGGCGCCGCTGGTCGCGCGGATCGCGGCGGAGTATCCGCTGGTGGACCTGTCGGTGCGGGAGCCGGACATCGAGGCGGTGATCGCGAAAATGTACGCCGAGCAGGCCGGGAAGTCGGGGCGCGTGGTCTCGTAG
- a CDS encoding ABC transporter permease: MSRTSRVLDGVRAYRMITAMWIRSTMAYRVSFAMTTLGNFVATGLDFLAIVLMFSQIDRLGGYSLPEIAFLYGLSSIAFGIADLVVGSMDRLGSRVRDGTLDTLLVRPAPVLAQVAADRFALRRLGRITQGLLVFGYSLTALDDVHWTVLKVLLLPVMVISGGAIFCAVFVAGGAFQFVARDASEVQNAFTYGGATLLQYPPGLFAQDLVRGVTFVVPLAFVNWLPALYVLGRPYPLGLPQWVAFLSPLVALGCCVLAGLAWRAGLLSYRSTGS; encoded by the coding sequence CTGAGCCGTACCAGCCGGGTGCTCGACGGCGTACGGGCCTATCGGATGATCACCGCGATGTGGATCCGGTCGACGATGGCCTACCGGGTGTCGTTCGCGATGACCACGCTCGGGAACTTCGTGGCGACCGGCCTCGACTTCCTGGCGATCGTGCTGATGTTCTCCCAGATCGACCGGCTCGGCGGCTACTCGCTGCCCGAGATCGCGTTTCTGTACGGGCTGTCCTCGATCGCGTTCGGGATCGCCGACCTCGTGGTCGGGTCGATGGACCGGCTGGGGAGCCGGGTCCGCGACGGCACCCTGGACACGCTGCTCGTGCGTCCGGCGCCGGTGCTCGCGCAGGTCGCCGCGGACCGGTTCGCGCTGCGCCGTCTCGGCCGGATCACCCAGGGTCTGCTGGTGTTCGGCTACTCCCTCACGGCTCTCGACGACGTCCACTGGACGGTGCTGAAGGTGCTGTTGCTGCCGGTGATGGTGATCAGTGGCGGGGCGATCTTCTGCGCGGTGTTCGTCGCGGGCGGGGCCTTCCAGTTCGTGGCCCGGGACGCCTCCGAGGTGCAGAACGCGTTCACGTACGGCGGTGCCACGCTGTTGCAGTATCCGCCGGGTCTGTTCGCGCAGGACCTGGTGCGCGGGGTGACGTTCGTCGTCCCGCTGGCCTTCGTCAACTGGCTGCCCGCGCTGTACGTGCTGGGCCGCCCCTACCCGCTCGGCCTGCCGCAGTGGGTGGCGTTCCTGTCGCCGCTGGTGGCGCTGGGCTGCTGCGTGCTCGCCGGGCTGGCCTGGCGAGCGGGACTTCTTTCGTACCGGAGCACGGGGAGTTAG
- a CDS encoding ABC transporter permease codes for MGSGRLYAAVAAGGFRRYATYRVATLAGVLTNTVFGVILAYTYIALWDERPHLGGYDQSQALTFVWLGQALLMTMCVMGTGFEGELIERIRTGDIAIDLYRPADLQLWWLAQDMGRALFHLLGRGLVPVAIGAWIFDLSLPASPLTWLAFLGAVVLGMLVSYSLRFLMALAAFWLLDGAGIIQMAWLAGVFCSGMVLPLNVFPGLLGEIVRALPWAALIQAPADILLGEADPVATYAFQAGWAVALLAVGRLVQAAATRRVVVQGG; via the coding sequence GTGGGTTCTGGGCGGTTGTACGCGGCCGTCGCGGCGGGGGGTTTCCGACGGTATGCCACCTATCGGGTGGCCACGCTGGCGGGGGTGCTGACCAACACCGTCTTTGGCGTGATCCTGGCCTACACGTACATCGCCCTGTGGGACGAGAGACCGCACCTGGGCGGGTACGACCAGTCCCAGGCTCTCACCTTTGTGTGGCTGGGCCAGGCGCTGCTGATGACCATGTGCGTGATGGGTACAGGATTCGAGGGGGAGCTGATCGAGCGTATCCGTACGGGTGACATCGCGATCGACCTGTACCGGCCGGCCGACCTCCAGCTGTGGTGGCTGGCCCAGGACATGGGGCGGGCCCTGTTCCACCTGCTGGGCAGGGGGCTGGTCCCGGTGGCGATCGGCGCGTGGATCTTCGACCTGTCGCTCCCGGCCTCGCCGCTGACCTGGCTGGCGTTCCTGGGCGCGGTCGTCCTGGGGATGCTGGTCAGCTACTCGCTGCGGTTCCTGATGGCGCTGGCCGCGTTCTGGCTCCTTGACGGCGCGGGCATCATCCAGATGGCGTGGCTCGCGGGTGTCTTCTGCTCGGGCATGGTGCTGCCGCTGAACGTCTTCCCGGGGCTGCTCGGCGAGATCGTACGGGCCCTGCCGTGGGCGGCGCTGATCCAGGCGCCGGCGGACATCCTGCTGGGCGAGGCGGATCCGGTGGCGACGTACGCCTTCCAGGCCGGGTGGGCGGTGGCGCTGCTGGCGGTGGGGCGTCTGGTCCAGGCGGCCGCGACTCGGCGGGTGGTGGTTCAGGGTGGATGA
- a CDS encoding transglycosylase domain-containing protein, translating to MSEAAAQSAKAAKGKKPKRPRRTGWRRLIPTWRFVLSTLVLGIMMIVALFALGYYMVNIPAANAAAMKQSNVYLYADGSQLARDGEVNRENVNLSQISKDAQHAVLAAEDRDFYTESAIDPKAMIRAAWNTGTGKGKQSGSTITQQYVKNYYLAQEQTVTRKVKEFFISIKLDRVKTKDQILEGYLNTSYAGRNSYGLQAAAQAYYGVDAIDLTAGQGAYLAALLNAPSEYDVIAHPENRPAALARWNYVLDGMVKKGWLTESARKDIKFPEPKQSIVSTGMSGQRGYLVKAVNDYLFDNKILTEDQLQAGGYRITTTLQKPKQDAFVKAVNDKVMKKLDKKNNKADNYVRAGGVAIDPATGKVLAMYGGIDYTKQYVNNATRRDYQDGSTFKPFVFTSAVQNGSVTQDGQRITPNTYYDGTNKRPVQGWSGGEYGPENEDQYSYGNITVRTATNKSVNAVYAQMAVDVGPAKVKQTAIDLGLPSDTPDLNPYPSIALGTSTASVLDMTEAYATLANHGKHGTYTIIEKITKDGETGSVTLPKQATKQVVSREAADTTTAVLQSVVEEGTATAAQEADRPVAGKTGTAEEDTAAWFAGYTPDLATVVSVMGQDPVTGKHKSLYGAMGLQRVNGGGAPAEIWAQFTKDALKGKEAKDFDLQLQDGADEEQLPPAESSPDPGANAGQDNGGTTDGGGQETPGATTGATPTGGATATGGTTTGGTTATGGTTTTGGTTNTGGTTTGGTTDTGGTTTDGGTTDTGGTTDSGGTTDNGGTTDSGGTTGGTTPGVTTGALTSARRD from the coding sequence ATGTCCGAGGCAGCCGCGCAGTCCGCGAAAGCCGCGAAGGGCAAGAAGCCCAAGCGTCCCCGGCGCACCGGGTGGCGGCGGCTGATCCCGACCTGGCGGTTCGTGCTCAGCACGCTCGTGCTCGGGATCATGATGATCGTCGCCCTGTTCGCACTCGGCTACTACATGGTGAACATCCCGGCGGCGAACGCCGCGGCCATGAAGCAGAGCAACGTCTACCTCTACGCCGACGGCAGCCAGCTCGCCCGCGACGGCGAGGTCAACCGGGAGAACGTGAACCTGTCGCAGATCTCCAAGGACGCCCAGCACGCCGTCCTGGCCGCCGAGGACCGCGACTTCTACACCGAGTCCGCGATCGACCCGAAGGCCATGATCCGCGCCGCCTGGAACACGGGGACCGGCAAGGGCAAGCAGTCCGGCTCCACGATCACCCAGCAGTACGTGAAGAACTACTACCTCGCGCAGGAGCAGACCGTCACCCGAAAGGTGAAGGAGTTCTTCATCTCGATCAAGCTTGACCGGGTGAAGACCAAGGACCAGATCCTTGAGGGCTACCTCAACACCAGCTACGCCGGCCGCAACTCGTACGGTCTCCAGGCAGCGGCCCAGGCCTACTACGGCGTCGACGCGATCGACCTGACCGCCGGACAGGGCGCCTACCTCGCCGCGCTGCTCAACGCGCCCAGCGAGTACGACGTGATCGCCCACCCCGAGAACAGGCCGGCCGCACTCGCCCGCTGGAACTACGTCCTCGACGGCATGGTCAAGAAGGGCTGGCTGACCGAGTCCGCGCGCAAGGACATCAAGTTCCCCGAGCCGAAGCAGTCGATCGTCTCGACAGGCATGTCCGGCCAGCGCGGCTACCTGGTCAAGGCCGTCAACGACTACCTGTTCGACAACAAGATCCTCACCGAGGACCAGCTCCAGGCCGGCGGCTACCGCATCACCACCACCCTGCAGAAGCCGAAGCAGGACGCCTTCGTGAAGGCCGTCAACGACAAGGTGATGAAGAAGCTCGACAAGAAGAACAACAAGGCCGACAACTACGTCCGCGCGGGCGGCGTGGCCATCGACCCGGCCACCGGCAAGGTCCTCGCGATGTACGGCGGCATCGACTACACCAAGCAGTACGTCAACAACGCGACCCGCCGCGACTACCAGGACGGCTCCACCTTCAAGCCGTTCGTGTTCACCTCGGCCGTCCAGAACGGCTCGGTGACCCAGGACGGGCAGAGGATCACGCCGAACACGTACTACGACGGCACCAACAAGCGCCCGGTACAGGGCTGGAGCGGCGGCGAGTACGGCCCCGAGAACGAGGACCAGTACTCGTACGGCAACATCACCGTCCGCACGGCGACGAACAAGTCCGTCAACGCGGTGTACGCGCAGATGGCGGTGGACGTCGGCCCCGCGAAGGTCAAGCAGACCGCGATCGACCTGGGCCTGCCCTCCGACACCCCCGACCTCAACCCGTACCCGTCCATCGCGCTCGGCACGTCGACGGCCAGCGTCCTCGACATGACGGAGGCGTACGCCACGCTCGCCAACCACGGCAAGCACGGCACGTACACGATCATCGAGAAGATCACGAAGGACGGCGAGACGGGGTCGGTGACCCTCCCCAAGCAGGCGACCAAGCAGGTCGTCTCACGGGAGGCCGCCGACACGACCACGGCGGTCCTGCAGAGCGTGGTGGAAGAGGGCACGGCGACCGCGGCCCAGGAGGCCGACCGCCCGGTGGCCGGCAAGACCGGCACGGCCGAGGAGGACACGGCGGCCTGGTTCGCGGGCTACACCCCCGATCTCGCGACGGTCGTCTCCGTCATGGGCCAGGACCCGGTCACCGGCAAGCACAAGTCGCTGTACGGCGCGATGGGCCTTCAGCGCGTCAACGGTGGCGGTGCCCCCGCCGAGATCTGGGCCCAGTTCACGAAGGACGCCCTGAAGGGCAAGGAGGCGAAGGACTTCGACCTCCAGCTCCAGGACGGCGCCGACGAGGAGCAGCTCCCGCCCGCCGAGTCGTCGCCCGACCCCGGCGCGAACGCCGGCCAGGACAACGGCGGCACCACGGACGGCGGCGGCCAGGAAACCCCGGGCGCGACAACCGGCGCGACTCCCACCGGCGGTGCGACGGCGACCGGCGGCACGACCACCGGCGGGACCACGGCGACGGGCGGCACGACGACGACCGGCGGTACGACGAACACCGGCGGGACCACCACCGGCGGCACCACGGACACGGGCGGTACGACGACGGACGGCGGTACGACGGACACCGGGGGCACCACGGACTCGGGCGGCACCACCGACAACGGCGGTACGACGGACTCGGGTGGCACCACGGGAGGAACGACACCCGGCGTGACGACCGGGGCGCTGACCTCGGCCCGACGGGACTGA
- a CDS encoding GroES family chaperonin, with the protein MLHDRVLVRQDASEGERRSGGGILIPATAAVGRRLAWAEVVAVGQNVRTVEPGDRVLYDPEDLAEVEVRGVAYVLMRERDLHAVAADRFEGSEDSTGLYL; encoded by the coding sequence ATGCTGCACGACCGTGTGCTCGTGCGGCAGGACGCCAGCGAGGGTGAGCGGCGTTCCGGTGGCGGGATCCTGATTCCCGCCACCGCGGCAGTCGGGCGCCGGCTGGCCTGGGCGGAGGTCGTCGCGGTCGGGCAGAACGTACGTACGGTGGAGCCGGGCGACCGCGTGCTGTACGACCCGGAGGATCTCGCCGAGGTCGAGGTGCGCGGGGTGGCCTACGTGCTGATGCGCGAGCGCGACCTGCATGCCGTCGCGGCGGACCGGTTCGAGGGGTCCGAGGACTCGACGGGCCTGTACCTGTAA
- a CDS encoding DUF3618 domain-containing protein: MADTSDSRTPTQIEADIKRRRETLAETLDEIGVRVHPKTIVGDAKAKVVSNIDHTLGRAYVGVNRVVGDVKGQLVDEEGAPRLERIVPVALVVVGLVGLLTLGARRRRG; encoded by the coding sequence GTGGCGGACACCTCGGACAGCAGAACCCCGACGCAGATCGAGGCGGACATCAAGCGCCGGCGCGAGACGTTGGCCGAGACGCTCGACGAGATCGGGGTGCGGGTGCACCCGAAGACGATCGTCGGCGATGCCAAGGCCAAGGTCGTCTCGAACATCGATCACACCCTCGGGCGCGCCTACGTCGGCGTCAACCGTGTCGTCGGCGATGTCAAGGGACAGCTCGTCGACGAGGAGGGTGCTCCGAGGCTGGAGCGGATCGTGCCCGTCGCCCTCGTCGTCGTGGGGCTCGTCGGGCTGCTCACTCTCGGGGCCCGGCGGCGCAGGGGTTGA
- the bcp gene encoding thioredoxin-dependent thiol peroxidase, translated as MSERLQPGDVAPAFTLPDADGNEVSLADHKGRKVIVYFYPAALTPGCTKQACDFTDNLELLAGAGYDVIGISPDKPEKLAKFREKENLKVTLLGDTDKTVLEAYAAFGEKMNYGKTYMGVIRSTIVVDEEGKVERALYNVRATGHVAKIIKDLGV; from the coding sequence ATGAGCGAGCGACTCCAGCCCGGTGACGTGGCCCCCGCCTTCACCCTGCCCGACGCCGACGGCAACGAGGTGTCGCTGGCCGACCACAAGGGCCGCAAGGTCATCGTCTACTTCTACCCGGCCGCCCTGACCCCCGGCTGCACGAAGCAGGCCTGCGACTTCACGGACAACCTGGAGCTGCTGGCCGGCGCGGGGTACGACGTGATCGGCATCTCCCCGGACAAGCCGGAGAAGCTCGCGAAGTTCCGCGAGAAGGAGAACCTGAAGGTCACCCTGCTCGGCGACACGGACAAGACGGTCCTGGAGGCGTACGCCGCCTTCGGCGAGAAGATGAACTACGGCAAGACGTACATGGGCGTCATCCGCTCCACGATCGTGGTGGACGAGGAGGGCAAGGTGGAACGGGCCCTGTACAACGTCCGGGCGACCGGCCACGTGGCGAAGATCATCAAGGACCTGGGCGTCTGA